The DNA window TACTCACACGCGTTGCGCTTATCCTTTGGGGCAACGCGCGCAGGAATAGGTTGAGTACATTCAAAGCGACTCCCCGTATCAAAAAACAGGCAATTCTTGCAGGTATGAAGATCAGCTCCACAGCGCTGACACTGGCTGTCAGTTGAAATACCAAATTGCACAGGCATCAGATGCCCACACAATCCACAACGAAAGACCTCACGAACACCAGGCAACTTCGGCGCGCGTTTCTCAGTGGATCGGCTCAGAGAATCGCGCGGCTTCTCCTGCTGGTATGCTTCCATGTAACCGCGTTGTTTATATTTCCTTTCCATTTTCTCCTCACGTATGAACGAAAATACTGCTCTGTTAAACAAGCCCCGGTTGAGCGCCCGTCTGAACGGTTCTCAACAGCGGGTGTAACACAATCAACACAATCACATCACGTCATGACGTACTTTCCTTTTGCATGATGTGATCCCAAATTCCTCGCCCGTATCACCCTCCATCTGCAATGAGCAGGAGCGTAGATGGCCATTGGCCGCCTCAAAATAATGCTCCAGACAACAACCGTTCAAGCTCTAATCCCGCTTCTCAGCGGCGCCCGGTGCAGCTCAGCGAATGCTGCCCCTTTTAAACACACTCAGGAGAACGCTGTTTATTGTACAGCCCAATCTACATTAAAGTAAATCCATATTTTCACTCGTCCCCCAACTTCATCTCTGCCTTGTACTGATGACCGGCAAGGCGCTGAACAACGGCGCGGGCACTGAAACAGGCCTGGGCGTTCAGACTATCGCGGAGGGGTCATGGGAAAAGTATCCGGACAGCTAAATCCTACCCATGTAGATGTTGGTTTTGCCTGCGACACACCGGCCATGTCAATTGAAGAGTCTTCCGGCTCATTTCCCTCGCTGACTAAAAACAGCACTCTCTTCGGCCAGCCCTGACCGTTTGTTAACAACCCGAGCCATCACAAAAAGCAGGTCTGAGAGCCTATTGATATAGGGCAACACGCAGGGATTGATCTGTTCCTCATGGCTGAGAGCAACAATCGCTCGCTCCGCTCGCCGCGCTACAGTTCGAGCCACATGAAGCAAGCTCGCAACCTTACACCCGCCCGGCAAAATGAATTCTTCGAGTGGAGGCACCTCTTCGTTCAATTGATCGAGGACCTCCTCCAAATGCGTGACCCATTCCATGGGCACACGGGGAACTTCAATCCGGCTGGGACTCGCTAAATCAGCGCCGACCGTGAACAACTCGTTCTGGATCATTTGAAGAATTTGATTAATCTGCTGATCCGAGCTTTCAGAACGGATCACTCCCAGCAAAGAATTTAACTCATCTATCTCTCCATAGGCCTGAACGCGAGACGAAGCCTTACTGACCCTTTGGCCATCCACCAACGACGTTTCGCCGCCATCTCCCCCACGTGTATAAACCCTCGTAATACGCATAGTCCTATTCTGTCTCCCCGCTTCGCCAAATCTGTTCCAAGCGTTCATAGCTGGCGGGAAACTGACCACTATATCTGAGGAATGACGGAATAGGATAGCGGATGCCACCCTTTTGTGTTCCGTGTAGACCCTCGATAAGCTCATCAGCTCGGCACGCCGGCAACGCAAATGCCATTTCGTGATCCTCGGTCTGACCGAATACGCGATCACCATAACATGGCAAGATCACTTGGTACTCTTGTGTCTGCATCGTCCGGATGATCTCATCAGAGCAATCTAGCCGTCCGGTGAAGCTCGAATGAATCGCTCCGCCACGACGGTAAAGCGCCCCTGTCACCAGTCTTAAAACCTGGGCAGGATTGGCATAAATCAAAAAAACATCCGGCTCAAACGCCGTCCGCGCAGCCGGCGCGATCAAAATAGCCTCATACTGCCCATAGGCGAACCGGTGTGTCTCGGCCTCCGTTTTCGCGCCGGCTTCTAGCGTCTCCGTGTACATCCCGCAACTACAGTGTCCCTCCAGGTAGTAGCGGGTTTCCTGCTCAAATCCAAACACCGTTTTGGTCAGCACGCAGTTTAAGTCTTCCCTGCCCACTGCCAACGTCCAGCCATACCGACGGGCCATTGAAACGGCCTGACAGGTGGCGATCTGAATGCCCCAATCACGATGAGGCCGCTTGGCTTTCTCTGGCACAGGCTCGCCTCGGCCGAGCATCTTTATAGCCAAAGGAAACGTCTGTGGGCGCACTAATAACTCTATCTCTCGAGCAAATGATCCAGCGTCCATAGGGGCAGGATTCTACCTCAGCCCGCCTCCATGAGCAAACGAGAACAACGTTTTCCTCAACCTTTCTATTCGCGGAAGCAGAGGGAGCTCTGCTGGTCAAGCGCCAAGCCGCAACCGATTCTCTGCTCTGGCAGCAGCTCAAGCGGTTTTTCGCTCCGGATTATCCCGGATGCGAGCACGGGCTTGATGAAACCTTGAATCAAACGAGGTCTTGAAAACGCGGTGGCTCTCAGCCTTCACGCGAGGAGCGAGCAGATTTCCCAATCCACGCCTGTGCAGTCCATTAAAAAGGGCTGGCAAATTCCTATACCCCAAGCGACGGCCTAGCTTCCAGGCGCTGATCGTTTGATCCCGATTATAGAGCTCAATCGCTTGGATGATTCGTTCGCTCCGAAAATATCCGAAATGCTTGGGAACCAACCCGTGCTCCCGCAACTTCCCAAGATGCCAATACACCTTCCATAAAGGAATGTTGAGCGCGTGGGCAATTCCGCGGCTGGTCATCAGCGGCTTCTGGCCGGCAAGAGCCTGCATTCTGGCGCAGATGTCACACCGCCCAATCCAGTGCCCAGCCTGCGGGAGGCGTTTTTCCACAAGCAGCCCTTCCCGCCTGGCTTTGGCCACGATCTGATGGACGCGCTGCCGCGTTACACCAAACTGCCGCCCAATTTGCTCCAACGTTGGATGACTCGGCGAACGGTACATCTCAAGAATGCGCGCATTGCGTTCTTCACTATCTTGGCTGGCAGCTAGTTGCCGCTCCACCCATTCCAGTTGCGGGAGCCTCTTTTTACGCCTCACTTCATCGTAGCTCACTCCCAACGCTTTCGAGGCGTTGACAACCGTCGCCGGCGATATGCCAAAGTGCTTGGCAATTGAGCCAATATCCCAATGCTTGTCTCGAGCGAATTTGACAATCTCCAAATATCTTTTTGCTGTTTGGGGCCGCCTCGGCAATTTGATCACTTTAGCGATGTCGTTATTCATTATGCTCTCCCTTCAGTCGGCGTCAAGCAAACATGACTCCCTTTTGATGCAGACAACCTGCAAAGAGTTCATGATTGCCCTGTTTTTGGTCTATTGAATTGGCATTGCCTAGACTGGCACCACGCCCAATGATGTGAGAGAGCTTGCGCTACTGGACGACCGCAGATTGTTAACTATGCCTGGATTGGCATCGCGCCTGGCACAACCTGGACTCGCATTATGCCCAATGATGTGAGAGAACGGGGCATCCACGCCCAATGTAGTAGCGACGTTTGATGGCTTCCGTCAGATAGGTTTTTGCATTCTCCACTGACTGATAGAGCGTTTGACCCCGCGCCAGCCCGGCCGCTATAGCCGACGCTAAGGCGCATCCTGTGCCATGAATCCCTTCGGCCACATCTATTCGCTCTGCTCGAAATTCATGGAAGGCATCTCCGTCAAACAGTATGTCAACAGCTTCGGCTGAAGCTAAGTGCCCACCTTTAACAAGCGCAGCGGCGGCGCCACGCCGGATCAATGCTTCAGCAGCGCGCTTCATATCACGCTCGGATTCAATCTTGATAGAAACCAGTTCCTCGGCTTCCGGGATATTCGGCGTCACTAGAGATGCCAAGGGGATTAAATGTTCGAGCAAGCTGTCCTTTGCAGAAGCAGCAAGTAACGGGTCGCCAGACTTCGCACGCATAACCGGGTCAAGCACGATATTCCCTACTCTTCCCTTCCTCAGCTCTGAGGCAACTGTCTTGATGATCGTCTCGTTCGATAACATCCCTATTTTCACCGCATCCACACGAATGTCAGACATCACAGACCTTAATTGCTTCCGCACAATGGAGGCTGGAAGATCAAAGACTGCTTCCACCCCCGTGGTGTTTTGAGCGGTCACCGACGTTAAGACGGTTAAGCTGTAAACATGAAATGCCTCGAAGGTTTTTATGTCGCCTTGAATGCCAGCTCCGCCACATGAATCTGAGCCGGCGATTGTCAGCACCGTCGGTTCTCTTGCCTTCAACGATGTGGAGCTTTTGAGCAAGTTGGTCATCTTACAATACCGTGCTGAACTCAACGGAAGGCGCTACATATTCTGCCAATCCGGACCACCACCACCCTCGGGAGGCACCCACGTAATGATGCCAAATGGGTCCATAATGTCGCAGGTTTTGCAATGCACGCAATTAGAGGCATTGATCTGAAGTCGCCGTTTTGCCCCTTCGCCGTCAACCATCTCGTAAACACTGGCAGGACAGAAATACTGGCAAGGATTCCCGTATTGCTCAGCGCACTGCGTACTACAGATTTCATAGTCAGCAACTAGTAAATGTACCGGTTGGTCTTCTATATGCGATGTTCTTGAGTAGTAGACATCGGTCAATTTATCGAACGTGACTTTTCCATCAAATTGTGACCTGGTAACGACGCCTCGATCCTGTTGGGTAGCTACCAGCGTCTTCATCCGCTTGTGACCCGGCTCAACGGCCATTCGCTCAATCAATCCACGCCCACCTGTCACCATTTGAAGAGCCCCATTGAGCAGGCCGAACCACAATCCATGATGGAAGCTTTGGTGGAAATTTCTCACCTTGTAGAGCTCCTTCTCAACCCAACTTTGCGCCACTAGGTGCTCGTACCGAGCGAGTTGGTTAGAGGAGAAATCATCCTGCTTGATGGCTTCATAAATCGCCTCTGCTGCAAGCATGCCTGACTTCATCGCCAGGTGGATGCCCTTGAGGCGCTGCGAGTTCAAAAATCCAGCAGAATCTCCCACGATCAGAAGCCCATCAGCATAGAGCTTGGGAATTGAGAAGTACCCACCTTCAGGCAGCGCCTTGGCGCCATATCGGATGAGCTGACCACCTTCAAGCAACGGACGGATGGCAGGATGAGCCTTGAGCCGTTGCAGTTGCAAGTGAGGATCCATGCGCGGGTCCTCATAGCTCAACCCTATAACCAGGCCTATGCTCAACACAGTTTCAGAAAGCGAATAAATGAACGAACCGCCAAACGTTTTTGAATCGAGCGGGTAACCCATCGTATGGATGACCGTGCCCGGCGCGAGGCGACCAGCAGGTACCTCCCAGAGCTCCTTGACTCCGACCGAATAAACCTGAGGATTTTTTCCTCTGTCCAGTCCTAACCTGCTCACAACTTCCTTGGTTAACGAGCCACGAACGCCCTCCCCTAAGACGACTACTTTCGTGCGAATTTCAACGCCTGGCTCATAATTCGGTTTGGGACGACCATGTTTGTCAACCCCTTTGTCGCCAGTTTGAACACCAACGACTCGATCACCTTCATACAAAAGCTTCACGCCGGGGAACTCAGGGAATATATCAACACCAGCCGCCTCAACCTGGCTAGCAAGCCATTTGACAAACTGTCCAAGAGAGATGACATAGTTGCCATGATTTTGTAGCGGCTTTGGAATAATCGGGGCTGATATTTTCCGGCTCTCCGTTAAGAACCAAAGATACTCGTTGGTGACCGGCGCGCTCAAAGGCGCCTGTCGCTGTTCATAATCGGGAATTAGCTCCTTCAAGGCAATTGGGTCAAGCACAGCGCCAGAAAGAGTGTGCGCGCCTACCTCTTTTCCCTTCTCTATGATAGCAATTGAAACTTCAATGGGCGGTTGATCTGCCCGCTTATTGTGATCGCTGATCAGGTTTGCAAGGTGCAACGCACCGCTGAGGCTGGCTGGCCCAGCTCCAACAAAAAGCACGTCTATGTCAAGCGTGTCTCGCTTTACGTCCATCAAAACCTCCGACGCGTTTGCTACGAGTCTGTGATTGTAACACAGCGACCCCTTTTCCAAAAGAAATACAAATTTTCCGGTTTGCGAAGCGCCCGCTTGCACTGCCACAGAGCCACCAATATAATCTCGACCTTACCCAAGAGGTCACCATGAAATTATTCTCCATTGAAGAAGCCAACGCGCTACTTCCCTTCCTTCGGGTGTCGCTGCAAAAAGCGCAGGCTGAACGCAATGCCATCCGTCAACTGGCTCCAAAAATCCGTCGTGCCCAAGAAAAAGCCCTCCTGGGAGGAGGAGCGCCCTACGGTCCGGCCTTTGTCCGCCACGTCATTCGCTACCAAGAGGTAGCACACGCGATTCACTCTACAGGCGTCATTGTAAAAGACTTTGACATCGGATTATGCGACTTTCCATTCTACCTGGACGACCACGTCGTCTATCTGTGTTGGAAACCTGACGAAGAACGCATTGAGTGGTGGCACGAACTCGATGCAGGTTTCGCAGGGCGGCAGGCATTATACAAATAAATAGCTTGACATCAGTCTACATTGCTGCTACAAAGCAGAAAATAAAAATCGGTCAAATGGAGGTTTTTTAAGTCAATGATGGGCAAAAATGACATCATGACCTCTCGCGAAGTAATGGCTTATCTCAAAATCAGTAAACCAACCCTCTACCGAATGATCCAAGACGGCAATTTGAAGGCAGTGAAAATTGGCAAGAACTATCGGTTTCTCAAACAAGACATCGAAAATCTTCTCCGGACAAACCAGTCGTATGGAGGGTAGTCACCTATGGCCAAGATCACGGCAATTGCTAACCAAAAAGGTGGTGTTGGTAAAACGACAGTGGCAGTGAATCTGTCCATTGCTGCAGCCCGAAATGGATTGCAAACACTGCTTGTTGACGCTGATTCCCAGGCCAATGCTACAAGCACCTTCTTTCCGAAGGAAGGAATCACACAGTCGCTCTACCACGTTCTGGAAGAAGGGTTGTCAGCTAGCCGTGTTATCTTGCAAACAAACATCATCAATCTCGATATTTTGCCATCTACTATACAACTGGCCAGGGAGGAGACCAACTTTCATCCGGACACCTTTTTCCGCCTCGAAGATGCCTTACAAGGGTTGAATTACGATCTGATCTTCATTGATGCCCCGCCCAGTCTTGGGGTCTGCTTCACACAGGCGCTTGTCGCTGCCGATTATCTCCTCATTGTGAGCGTAGCCGGCAAGTTCGCTGCCGAAGGGATCGAAGACTTGAACGATTCATACGAACGAATCAAGCGACGCTTCAATCACGACCTTCAGCTTCTTGGGTGCCTGCTGAACAAATTCGATGCCCGTATCACCGGCCATAAAGAGTCCAAGCTCTGGCTCAGGGGCGTTTTTGGCAAGAAAGCGTTCAACACCGTCATCCCAACTCATGCTGCACTGGAAACCAATCCAATCGCTGCGCCAACTTCTAAAAGCGACCTGGCATTCCAGGAGCTTTTTGAAGAGATCTGTGTTCGCTTGCAACTGCCGATAGTACCAAAGGAGGTCGCTCTTGGCACGAAAGAAAGTTAAATTGCCAACCCGCGAAGGAACCAAGTTGCCACCGTTGTCAGAGGAAGAGCGGTTACAACGTAGGAGAGTCGGCCATCCATTGGATGACTTTCCCGTCAGCCCACGCATGTCACAGTGGCGAGAAGTTGATATTCAAACTGAACAAAACGCGCCGGCTGATTCAGAAACGATGAAACGTTCAATTGAACGTTCAATGAAACGTTCAATTGAACATATACAAAATCAAAAGACAGATTCTGTTGCAAATCGAGAAAATAAAGAACTATTTGATGAGATTGAATTTATAAATCAAACATCAATAGCTAATCAAAGACGAAGTAAAAACAAATCTGAACGTTTAATTGAACGTTCAGATGAACGTTTAATTGAACATTTAGAATCCAAACAAATCAAAGAAGCTTACATCGCTCTGGATGCCACTCACACGGCCTCAGAAGCGAAAGTGTATGGCTACCTCTATCGGCTCTCCATTGTGCGTGGCCAAAACACCTGTCGCGCGTCCCTCTCAGAGATGCAACAATCGCTGGGACTGGCTAAAAACACGCTTATTCGGGCAATTCGCGGCCTTATCGAGAAGCTTTCCATTGAAGCACTCGACCGACGCGCCGGCTCAAAAATCGGATCGCTCTTTAGAATTTATCCAGTCAAAGACATCCTGACGCGCCGAAAAGAGGCCGGCATTGAGATTGACGAGATGAAGCGAATCGTGCCTAATAGTTCAATTGAACGTTCAATTGAACGTATAAATGAACGTTCAAAAATTGAACCATTGAACGTTCAAAAATTGAACGTTCAATTGAACGTTCAACCACCAACTAAACAATTGACAAAAAATAACTTAAGCGACGCCCTCCGGAAAACTAAACATTTTTATTTAAGAAATGACGATGATTTACAATCATCGTCAATAGGGGACGATGACTTTTCGCGGCTTCTGCTGATCAAAGACGTCTATTGCGGCATCACGGGAAACGACTGGCGAGAGACAGACGAAACAGAAGCAAAAAACATCTGCCATATAGGAATTGGCCACGTCATTCTGGGCATCTGCTATTCGATAGACCGAGCTAGCAACCATCATGTAGGGAGTTTGAAATACTGCATCCCGGCTATCCTCGATCACTACGACGCAATGAAATCATTTCCTGAAGAAGCTCTCATGAGCATAGCCTACTCACACATGATGAGAATCAAGCTGGCCCAGAAAAGAAATGCTTGGGATCCACACTCGGAACGGGAGGAACACAGGATGGGTTGAAATCAGTTGAGCTTGCTTATGAAAACTTGCCACATACTCAAGTGGATCAAACAGCGGCGGCAAAACCGGAGCGCAAATGAGCGAACTCACCAAGGAGCACTGATATTGAACAAATGGCATTGAATCAACGGTTAGCGAAGTATCCGTCGAAAACAAGCCTCACACAGAAATTGCTTGGATGGATTCAGGCTGTCACGCTAGCAACGTGGTTTGGAAGCATGGTTTTTGTCAGCTTCATTGGAGCTCCAACGGCCTTTCAGGTGGTTAACGACACAAGAACAGCCGGCGCAATTGTAGGGGGAATGCTCAATAAAGTTTACCTGATGAGTTACGGCGTGGGTGTGATTGTCTTTTGCCTGTGGATCATCCAATTCGCTTTGGGGCATCTATCGGGCTTGCGGCTTGCTGGGTTGGTGCTAGTTTTATTTATTGGCCTTGGAATGAACGTTTATGCTCGCGAGGTTGTGGCCCGCAGGATGGCAGAAATCCGCAGAAACATAGACCAGGTGAACAATACCGCTGATCAGCAGCAACTGCGTGCCACATTCGATCGGCTGCATCGGTATTCTGTCTGGTTGATGGGTGGTAGTATGATTGCCGGCTTGATACTGATTTCTGCGATTGGTGTAGGGACTGAGCCACGAAAAGAGACGAATCGCTGGCGAATGTAGAGAGGCATACTGGTGCTCGAGGGAAGGGCGTTTTGTTATTGCATTTCTAAGGTAACAACAACAGGAGACAACAAACGATGAGCTATATTGTCGAAAGTCAGGTTGAGCGCTACATGGAACAACTCATTCCCGAGCGGGACCCTGTTTTGCAGGAGATGGAGCAGTTGGCGGCAGAGAAGGGAATTCCGATTGTTGGGCCTGTGGTTGGGCGGTTTTTGTTTCAGCAAGCGCTCTTGCTACAGGCGCGGCGCATTTTTGAGTTGGGGTCGGCCATTGGTTATTCAACGATCTGGCTTGCGTGGGCGGTGAGTGATGCAGGCGTTGTTTATTACACCGATAGCAGCCCTGAGTATGCTGAGATGGCTCGTGAATTTTGCCGGCGAGCAGGGGTTGAGCAGCGTGTTCGGTTCCTCGTTGGAGAGGCGTTGGAGTCGCTCGACAGCGTGGATGGTCAGTTTGACATTGTCTTCAACGACGTCAACAAGTATCAATACCCGCAAGTCTTCCTCAAAGCTGCTTCGCGCGTGCGGCAAGGCGGTCTGCTAATAGCCGACAACGTGCTTTGGGGCGGGCGGGTCGCCAGAGGTGATCAAGATAGTTGGACGGAAGGCATTCGCCAGTATAACCGGCTGATTTACGAAGCGCCCGACTTTCTAACAACAATTGTGCCGCTCCGTGATGGAGTTTCGTTAAGTTTGAAATTGTACTCGTAGGCTTTCTCATGAGGGCTGCCGGAGGAGTCAGTAGCGATGACGAACACAGCAAATAGTGTCAAGCCGCTTGGGCCGGCGGAGCAGGTGAAAGCAATCGAAGAGATCCAGCAGCTCAAGCGAGAAAGAAACGCCATCATTCTAGCTCACAACTATCAAATCCCAGAGATTCAGGACCTCGCTGACTATGTGGGAGACTCGTTGGGCTTATCCATGCAGGCTGCTCAGACGCAGGCCGATGTCATCGTGTTCTGCGGCGTCCATTTCATGGCAGAGACGGCAGCCGTTTTGTGTCCGCAAAAAACGGTGCTCATTCCCAGTCTGGAGGCCGGTTGCTCGTTGGCAGCAACGATCAATGCTGAGCAGTTGCGTCAGTGGAAGGCTGAGCATCCGAATGCCGTCGTGGTCTCTTACATCAACACGACGGCTGAGGTGAAAGCAGAAACAGATTACTGTTGTACGTCCAGCAATGCCGAAAAAGTGATTCGGGCAATTCCCGAAGAGAAGGAGATATTGTTTCTTCCTGACATGTTTCTCGGAGCCTACTTACAGAGGGTGACAGGACGCAAGATGCACCTTTGGTTGGGAGAGTGCCACGTGCATGCTGGCATACGCCCAGATCACGTCAAGACGATGCGTCAGGAGCATCCCCACGCTGAATTCTTGATTCATCCTGAGTGTGGGTGCGCGTCGCCCTTCATGTACCACGTCGCTGAACAGGAGATCGCTCCAACTGGAACTCACATTCTTTCGACAGGCCACATGATTAGGCATGCCAAGCAATCGCCCACACGAGAATTCATTGTGGCGACAGAGATAGGAATTTTGCACCAACTTCGTAAACAGAACCCCGATAAAACATTCATCCCAGCCCATCGCGAAGCCGTCTGTCAGTACATGAAGATGATCACGTTAGAAAATCTACGTCGCTCGCTGCGCGAGATGATTTATCGGGTGATCGTTCCTGAGGAAATTGCTCGCCGCGCTCGGCGCTCCATTGAGCGAATGCTTGAGCTAGCGTGACGCTCCGCGTGGAGACGAGTATTGGCGCAAGTGCAACGCGGCAGCGCCAAGGATGCCGACATCCTCCTTGAAGTGAGCGCCAACGATGGGCGTGTTAGCGACGAAGGGATTGAGCGTGTAGCTGGGCAGATGCGCCCTGATCGTGTCGAACAGCAAGTCACCGATGGCAGAGACGCCACCGCCGATGATGACGACATCCGGGTCAAGCAAGTTAAGCATCCCGCCCAGCCAAATGGACAGGTATAGACCGGTTTCCTCAATGAGCTGCCCAGCCAGCGCGTCGCCTTGTTGAGCGGCTTGCGCGATCACGATCGGGTTGATGCGGGATACATCGCCGTCGACAAGGTCTAGGATTTTGCTTGGCGTCGCTGACGTTGTAATGCGCTCCACCGCACGCTTAGTCAACGCTGTGCCTGAAGCGTAGGCCTCAATGCAGCCGCGCCTTCCACAACCGCACAATCGGCCTTGATGGTCAATGGTGACATGACCACCCTCGCCGGCTGAGCCATTCTTTCCATGATAAATGCGTTGGCGGTGGATTAGGCCGGTGCCGATACCTGTGCTGACGGTCACGTACAGCACATGATCGTAGCCCACGCCCGCGCCAAACAGCGCTTCAGCCAAACCCGCGGCGTTTGCATCGTTGTCAACCAGAGTTGGTTTCCCAAAGCGGGCCTGTACCAGCTCCAACAAAGGAACATTTTTGAACGCAGGAATGTTCGGCGCATGGAAGATGACGCCGTGTTGTGGGTCCAGCGGCCCTGGAGCGACCACACCGATGCCGGCGATTTGATCGAGTGTGATCGAGCCTTGGCTGAGCGTTCGTTCGATGGATTCATAAATCTGCTGCATGACGACGTTCAGATCGTCGTCCGGTGGTGTGGGTGAGAGCGTTTTAGTCACGATGGTGTTGGTCGCAGCGACCACGCCTGTGGCTATTTTCGTTCCTCCCACATCAACACCGAGAATCAAAGGTTCTTTATCTTTCATTCTCACATCCGCCCGAAGCGTGAAATGGCGCGACGCAGACTATATGTGAGCGATTCGTTTGGTGTCAAGCAATAAGAATTTTCTTAATGTGGCGCTTGACAGATCGAGCGGCTTGTTATAAGGTCATGACAACTCGGCTAATAGGAAGGGTAGTTTGAAGCCTCTGTCGAGGAACGAAACGACAGCGGTGAGCCGTTTTTCACGAGCACGCCGGAGGCGGCAGCCTGCCTATACCAGCACTCCTTCAGCAGCGATGCGGTCTTGCAGTAAATTTGCAGTTGCTCGCTGCCAGCTTGCTAGAGGTCAGTCTCAAGGTTTATAAGTTGGGGGTCATGATGAAGCGAGAAAATGGCCAACGGCGTAGAGTAACTGATTTCTTGATAACTCTTGCCATCGTGCTTGCTTTGTTCGAGTCGGTGAGTGGCCAACCAAGCGGTGAAATTCGTGGGCAGATCACCGACCCGACCGGCGCTGCATTATCAGGGGCATTGGTCTCCGTCAAGAACCTCGCTACTGAGTTAGAACAAGAGGCGATCACCGATAGTGCTGGCCGATTTGTTTTTGGCGGGATTTCGATTGGCATCTATCGCGTCAAGGTTCAGCTGACAGGCTTTTCTGACGCGGCGCGGACCGTGACGTTGGCTGAGCCTGGCGAGGTGCTCGAAGTGAATTTTGAGATCGCGCCGGGCAGTATTGCTGAGACAGTGACGGTGACGGCCAGTCGTGGTGAGCGCGATGTGCTGGAGGTGCCGGTTCGCGCTTCTGTGCAATTGGAGGAGATCATTCATCGTGAGAATCCGGCGACCACCGGAGATGTTTTATTGAGCTTGCCCAGTTTGACGCCGGTCAACAGTGGTCCGTACTTGGTGCGGCCGCGCCTACGCGGTTTGGATTCGACGCGCCTTGTGTTGATGGTTGATGGCGAGCGGCTGAACACCGCGCGGGTGGCCACCGACCGCGCAGGCCCAGAATTAGGGCTGGTTGATCCAAGTCAGGTCCAGTCCATCGAGGTCGTGCATGGGGCTGGCTCGGCGCTGTATGGCACGGATGCGCTCTCAGGAACAATCAACGTGATTACGGATATGCCTGAGCCGACCGACCGACGGTTCAGAGTTGGTGGGAGCTTTAACGGCTTTTTCAGTTCCAATGAGATTGCGCGGCGGGGCACGGGCAAACTGGACATCGCCGGTCGCAAGTTCGCTGTCAGAACCTCTCTGATGTTGGAGCGGTTTCCCAACTACAACGCGGGGCGACCGTACGGTGAGTCTTCTGTGCCTGTCATTCAGCCGGTCACGGTCTTTAGCGACACGGCAACCACGAATCCGGCGGTGCTTGTTCCTCCGCCGGGGCGGGTCATTCAGCAGATCCTGCTCGGAATTGCTCCAGACCCGTTCAATGCGCCGTTTACGCGCACGAGCTCAGAAATTCCTAACTCGCAGTCGCACGGCAGCAATCTCAGCCTGACGGGGCGCATCTTTCCTGCGACAGGTCACTCGATTCGACTGCGGTTAACCCAGCGTCGCACGTCATTCATCGGGTTCCCAGACTTCAAGCAGCCGACCTTTTTCCAGGTCATCAATCTTCCGTTTAGCGATTTGGACAAGGCGAGCCTGCGGTATGACGGGTCTGGTTTTTCGTCGTGGTTGACGCGAATTTCTGGTGGCGGTTACTGGCAGGATCAAGACCGTCTGCTGCGAAATGATTTTACGGTTCTCGGCGTAAGCCCCGTTGCCGACATCCCGAA is part of the Blastocatellia bacterium genome and encodes:
- a CDS encoding cob(I)yrinic acid a,c-diamide adenosyltransferase, which encodes MRITRVYTRGGDGGETSLVDGQRVSKASSRVQAYGEIDELNSLLGVIRSESSDQQINQILQMIQNELFTVGADLASPSRIEVPRVPMEWVTHLEEVLDQLNEEVPPLEEFILPGGCKVASLLHVARTVARRAERAIVALSHEEQINPCVLPYINRLSDLLFVMARVVNKRSGLAEESAVFSQRGK
- a CDS encoding DUF169 domain-containing protein, with protein sequence MDAGSFAREIELLVRPQTFPLAIKMLGRGEPVPEKAKRPHRDWGIQIATCQAVSMARRYGWTLAVGREDLNCVLTKTVFGFEQETRYYLEGHCSCGMYTETLEAGAKTEAETHRFAYGQYEAILIAPAARTAFEPDVFLIYANPAQVLRLVTGALYRRGGAIHSSFTGRLDCSDEIIRTMQTQEYQVILPCYGDRVFGQTEDHEMAFALPACRADELIEGLHGTQKGGIRYPIPSFLRYSGQFPASYERLEQIWRSGETE
- the thiD gene encoding bifunctional hydroxymethylpyrimidine kinase/phosphomethylpyrimidine kinase, with the protein product MLTIAGSDSCGGAGIQGDIKTFEAFHVYSLTVLTSVTAQNTTGVEAVFDLPASIVRKQLRSVMSDIRVDAVKIGMLSNETIIKTVASELRKGRVGNIVLDPVMRAKSGDPLLAASAKDSLLEHLIPLASLVTPNIPEAEELVSIKIESERDMKRAAEALIRRGAAAALVKGGHLASAEAVDILFDGDAFHEFRAERIDVAEGIHGTGCALASAIAAGLARGQTLYQSVENAKTYLTEAIKRRYYIGRGCPVLSHHWA
- a CDS encoding electron transfer flavoprotein-ubiquinone oxidoreductase produces the protein MDVKRDTLDIDVLFVGAGPASLSGALHLANLISDHNKRADQPPIEVSIAIIEKGKEVGAHTLSGAVLDPIALKELIPDYEQRQAPLSAPVTNEYLWFLTESRKISAPIIPKPLQNHGNYVISLGQFVKWLASQVEAAGVDIFPEFPGVKLLYEGDRVVGVQTGDKGVDKHGRPKPNYEPGVEIRTKVVVLGEGVRGSLTKEVVSRLGLDRGKNPQVYSVGVKELWEVPAGRLAPGTVIHTMGYPLDSKTFGGSFIYSLSETVLSIGLVIGLSYEDPRMDPHLQLQRLKAHPAIRPLLEGGQLIRYGAKALPEGGYFSIPKLYADGLLIVGDSAGFLNSQRLKGIHLAMKSGMLAAEAIYEAIKQDDFSSNQLARYEHLVAQSWVEKELYKVRNFHQSFHHGLWFGLLNGALQMVTGGRGLIERMAVEPGHKRMKTLVATQQDRGVVTRSQFDGKVTFDKLTDVYYSRTSHIEDQPVHLLVADYEICSTQCAEQYGNPCQYFCPASVYEMVDGEGAKRRLQINASNCVHCKTCDIMDPFGIITWVPPEGGGGPDWQNM
- a CDS encoding DUF2203 domain-containing protein produces the protein MKLFSIEEANALLPFLRVSLQKAQAERNAIRQLAPKIRRAQEKALLGGGAPYGPAFVRHVIRYQEVAHAIHSTGVIVKDFDIGLCDFPFYLDDHVVYLCWKPDEERIEWWHELDAGFAGRQALYK
- a CDS encoding DUF4149 domain-containing protein; amino-acid sequence: MALNQRLAKYPSKTSLTQKLLGWIQAVTLATWFGSMVFVSFIGAPTAFQVVNDTRTAGAIVGGMLNKVYLMSYGVGVIVFCLWIIQFALGHLSGLRLAGLVLVLFIGLGMNVYAREVVARRMAEIRRNIDQVNNTADQQQLRATFDRLHRYSVWLMGGSMIAGLILISAIGVGTEPRKETNRWRM